A single window of Shewanella sp. Choline-02u-19 DNA harbors:
- the gloB gene encoding hydroxyacylglutathione hydrolase: MLTVTPLPAFDDNYIWALQVAHIHGAYVVDPGDANIVIDFLDQAQMPLLGVLITHHHHDHTGGIAKLLSHYGSNTPVYGPLKENIEGVNQSVSATKNLQLHNIELNAEVIEVPGHTLGHVAYLIEDVLFCGDTLFSAGCGRLFEGSPEQMLASLTQLSNIVDSTKVCCTHEYTLANLAFANAVDPSNEQLRQYTEQAQQLRATNTPTLPSSIALEKAINPFLRSHTEEIRNSLADKFQQPIIDNVKSFALLRQWKDNF, translated from the coding sequence ATGTTAACAGTCACTCCATTACCCGCTTTTGATGACAATTATATCTGGGCACTGCAAGTTGCTCATATCCACGGTGCCTATGTCGTTGATCCCGGTGATGCTAATATCGTTATCGATTTTCTTGATCAGGCCCAGATGCCTTTACTGGGTGTACTGATAACGCATCACCACCATGATCATACCGGTGGTATTGCTAAACTCCTTAGTCATTATGGCAGTAACACCCCTGTTTATGGACCTTTGAAGGAGAATATTGAAGGTGTGAATCAGTCCGTTAGTGCGACTAAAAACCTGCAGCTACACAATATTGAGCTAAACGCAGAGGTCATTGAAGTACCAGGGCACACCTTAGGCCATGTTGCTTATTTGATTGAAGATGTCTTATTTTGCGGTGATACTTTATTCAGTGCTGGTTGTGGCCGCTTGTTCGAGGGCTCGCCGGAGCAAATGTTAGCCTCGCTAACGCAGTTAAGTAATATCGTCGATAGCACCAAAGTTTGTTGTACTCACGAGTACACCCTCGCTAACCTCGCCTTTGCCAATGCCGTCGACCCCAGCAATGAACAGCTGCGACAATACACCGAGCAAGCGCAACAGTTGAGAGCAACTAACACCCCGACGTTACCGTCATCTATCGCCCTAGAAAAAGCGATAAACCCATTTTTACGCAGCCATACCGAAGAAATACGCAATTCTTTAGCTGATAAATTCCAACAACCTATAATCGATAATGTGAAAAGCTTTGCACTTCTGCGCCAATGGAAAGACAATTTCTAA
- the fadD gene encoding long-chain-fatty-acid--CoA ligase FadD, protein MDQLWIDNLPDDVPSEIDVEQYASLVDLFETSVSKYADQPAFVNMGATLTYRKLEERSRAFAAYLQNELKLSKGDRVAIMMPNLLQYPIALFGILRAGMVVVNVNPLYTPRELKHQLTDSGAKAIVVVSNFAHTLDKVVAETPVESVILTGLGDLLSAPKRTLVNFVVKYIKKMVPKYHLPHAISMRKALSKGRRLQYVKPVVKKEDLAFLQYTGGTTGVSKGAMLSHGNVVSNLLQADASYGALLVNGKEFVVTALPLYHIFALTVNCLLFLHKGANNLLITNPRDLPAFISELEKHPFTALTGVNTLFNALVNSEAFTKLDFKDLKLSIGGGMAVQRAVADKWQGITKTRLLEGYGLTEASPLVTCCPYNLEGYNGSIGFPVANTDIQIRDDDGKVLAQGETGELFAKGPQVMVAYWNRPEETANVIDKGGYLATGDIGYMDEKGFFFIVDRKKDMILVSGFNVFPNEVEEVIALHPKVIEVAAVGVPHEASGELVKVFVVTNDKSLTKEDIIKHCRVHLTGYKIPKLVEFRDELPKTNVGKILRRELRDEAKND, encoded by the coding sequence GTGGACCAACTTTGGATTGATAATCTACCAGACGATGTACCTTCTGAAATAGATGTGGAGCAATATGCTTCGCTAGTGGATCTATTTGAAACATCGGTTTCTAAATATGCAGATCAGCCCGCATTTGTAAATATGGGCGCGACCTTGACGTATCGTAAACTGGAAGAGCGTAGTCGAGCATTTGCGGCTTATCTGCAAAATGAGTTAAAGCTAAGTAAGGGCGACCGTGTTGCTATTATGATGCCTAACTTACTGCAATATCCCATCGCTTTGTTTGGCATATTACGCGCAGGTATGGTTGTGGTTAACGTCAATCCACTCTACACACCTCGTGAGCTCAAACATCAACTGACGGACTCTGGCGCTAAAGCGATTGTGGTTGTATCTAACTTCGCTCATACGTTAGATAAAGTGGTTGCTGAAACACCCGTCGAAAGCGTCATATTAACGGGGTTAGGTGACTTACTCAGTGCGCCTAAACGTACCCTAGTCAATTTTGTGGTTAAGTATATTAAAAAGATGGTGCCTAAATACCATTTGCCACATGCCATTTCGATGCGTAAAGCCCTTTCAAAAGGGCGTCGTTTACAATATGTAAAACCCGTTGTGAAAAAAGAGGACTTAGCCTTTTTACAATACACCGGTGGCACTACGGGTGTCTCTAAAGGTGCGATGTTGAGTCACGGCAACGTGGTGAGCAACTTACTTCAAGCTGATGCTTCTTATGGGGCGCTGCTGGTTAACGGTAAAGAGTTTGTTGTTACCGCACTACCGCTTTATCATATTTTTGCATTAACCGTTAACTGTCTGTTGTTCTTGCATAAAGGCGCAAATAACCTGCTGATCACTAATCCAAGAGATCTACCAGCCTTTATTAGCGAACTTGAAAAACATCCATTTACGGCATTAACAGGGGTTAACACGCTATTTAATGCATTGGTTAACTCAGAAGCGTTTACTAAGCTCGATTTCAAGGACTTAAAACTGTCTATTGGTGGCGGCATGGCGGTACAGCGTGCTGTCGCAGACAAGTGGCAGGGGATCACTAAGACACGTTTGCTAGAGGGTTATGGCCTAACAGAAGCCTCACCATTGGTGACATGCTGCCCTTATAATCTGGAAGGCTACAATGGCTCTATTGGTTTCCCTGTGGCTAACACTGACATCCAAATTAGAGATGATGACGGTAAAGTGTTAGCACAAGGCGAGACGGGAGAGCTATTTGCCAAAGGTCCACAGGTGATGGTGGCTTATTGGAACCGTCCTGAAGAAACCGCTAATGTCATCGATAAAGGGGGCTACTTAGCCACTGGTGATATTGGTTATATGGACGAGAAAGGCTTTTTCTTTATTGTCGATCGTAAAAAAGACATGATTTTAGTTTCAGGGTTTAATGTATTCCCAAATGAAGTTGAAGAGGTTATTGCTCTACATCCTAAAGTCATCGAAGTCGCCGCTGTGGGTGTACCGCATGAAGCTTCGGGTGAGCTGGTGAAAGTATTTGTGGTGACAAACGATAAATCTTTAACCAAAGAGGACATTATCAAGCATTGTCGCGTACATTTGACGGGATATAAAATTCCTAAGCTGGTAGAATTTAGAGATGAATTACCCAAAACGAATGTAGGTAAGATCCTACGTCGTGAATTAAGAGATGAAGCTAAGAACGATTAG
- the minD gene encoding septum site-determining protein MinD, with protein sequence MAQIIVVTSGKGGVGKTTTSAAIATGLALKGHKTVVIDFDIGLRNLDLIMGCERRVVYDFVNVINGEANLNQALIKDKRCPKLFVLPASQTRDKDALTKEGVGTVLNNLAKDFDYIICDSPAGIETGAMMALYFADIAIVTTNPEVSSVRDSDRILGMLQSKSKRAEEGLEPVREYLLLTRYSPARVKTGEMLSVEDVEEILAIPLLGVIPESQAVLKASNSGVPVIIDTESDAGMAYSDAVERLLGEEVPFRFITEEKKGFLKRIFGS encoded by the coding sequence ATGGCGCAAATAATTGTTGTCACGTCAGGAAAAGGCGGTGTGGGGAAAACAACCACAAGCGCAGCTATTGCCACCGGCCTTGCATTAAAAGGTCATAAGACCGTCGTCATTGATTTTGATATCGGTCTACGTAATCTAGATTTAATTATGGGTTGTGAACGACGTGTCGTTTATGACTTCGTTAATGTCATTAACGGTGAAGCAAATCTAAACCAAGCACTGATTAAAGACAAACGTTGCCCTAAGCTATTTGTATTACCAGCATCTCAGACGCGCGATAAAGATGCGCTCACCAAAGAAGGTGTGGGCACGGTACTTAATAACTTAGCGAAAGATTTCGACTATATCATTTGTGATTCTCCGGCGGGTATTGAAACAGGTGCCATGATGGCGCTTTACTTCGCGGATATCGCCATTGTAACCACTAACCCAGAAGTAAGCTCGGTTCGAGACTCGGACCGTATTCTAGGGATGTTGCAAAGCAAGTCTAAGCGGGCTGAAGAAGGACTTGAGCCAGTAAGAGAATACCTTTTACTGACTCGATACTCCCCAGCTCGTGTCAAGACTGGCGAAATGCTCAGTGTGGAGGACGTTGAAGAGATCCTCGCCATCCCGCTATTAGGTGTTATCCCTGAATCACAAGCTGTATTAAAAGCGTCGAATTCTGGTGTACCTGTTATTATTGATACAGAGAGCGATGCTGGTATGGCCTATAGCGATGCTGTAGAGCGATTGCTTGGTGAAGAAGTGCCTTTCCGATTTATTACGGAAGAGAAGAAAGGTTTCCTGAAACGAATTTTTGGTAGCTAA
- a CDS encoding alpha/beta fold hydrolase gives MDLSCEKENEITIQLPHITLAAKVWGTQDKPLILALHGWLDNANSFLPLSRYLTNYQIMAIDWPGHGLSEHRPGKYPLHWIDYLYDLDALLDALPQHQQPVAILGHSLGGIIASAYTAAFPNKVGQLILIEALSPLYEKESKLKQRLNNSFVAHQRYRQNKLNNSSTYKDISVAVNARHKLTALDVAWCEIITQRNMKEIDSRVCWRSDPRLKLDSPLRLAYTQVDALMQEHEVETLLVLGHQGFSQLNSAIPTAQRWFKQLEVMELEGDHHLHMGNAKEVALAIELFLAAKGKKRD, from the coding sequence ATGGATCTGTCCTGCGAAAAAGAAAACGAAATAACAATTCAATTACCTCATATTACGTTAGCAGCGAAAGTATGGGGCACGCAGGACAAGCCATTAATATTGGCTTTGCATGGTTGGTTAGACAACGCTAATAGTTTTCTGCCGTTAAGCCGTTATTTAACCAACTACCAAATAATGGCGATTGATTGGCCTGGTCATGGATTATCTGAGCACCGACCAGGTAAATACCCGCTGCACTGGATTGATTACCTCTACGATTTAGATGCATTGTTAGATGCACTTCCCCAACATCAACAACCCGTTGCGATTTTAGGACACTCTTTAGGAGGGATTATTGCGTCAGCCTATACGGCTGCATTTCCGAATAAAGTGGGTCAATTGATCCTTATTGAAGCCTTGTCCCCGCTTTATGAAAAAGAGAGTAAACTTAAGCAGCGGCTCAACAATAGCTTTGTTGCACATCAGCGTTACCGACAAAATAAGCTAAATAATTCCAGCACCTATAAAGATATTTCTGTCGCTGTCAATGCACGCCATAAACTTACTGCTTTAGATGTGGCATGGTGCGAAATTATCACTCAACGTAATATGAAAGAAATTGATTCTAGAGTATGCTGGCGCAGTGATCCCCGCTTAAAGTTAGATTCCCCATTAAGACTCGCTTACACCCAAGTTGACGCATTAATGCAAGAACATGAAGTCGAAACATTACTTGTTTTGGGCCATCAGGGATTTTCCCAACTGAACAGTGCAATACCTACTGCTCAACGTTGGTTTAAACAGCTTGAAGTCATGGAACTTGAGGGAGATCATCATCTTCATATGGGTAATGCGAAAGAGGTTGCTTTAGCAATTGAATTATTCTTGGCTGCTAAAGGCAAAAAAAGAGACTAG
- a CDS encoding lytic murein transglycosylase translates to MLSFTAMVSHANTTDRGSFSDYVAQLKQEAVEQGVSTQIIDDVFPKIKMFKKAVASDKAQPETKLTLETYLPRVVPAWKVDKARNLFKTHQVELERIGKLYGVQPRFIVALWGVESNFGKLTGNYPVLSVTASLAYEGRREAFFKKEFFAALKIAEQEQFSFEEMKGSWAGAMGQTQFMPTSFLAYAQDGDGDGKKDIWNNASDAFASAAYYLQQAGWKESETWGRQVKVPDTFDNTLADLAVKKTFSQWQTLGVRRFNGSDLPNRDDMMISMVMPDGAKGRKYLVYDNYRGLLRWNKSNYFAISVTYLSEKIKYPPIS, encoded by the coding sequence ATGCTCTCTTTTACTGCGATGGTAAGTCATGCCAACACTACCGATAGAGGTAGCTTTAGCGATTATGTTGCTCAGCTAAAACAAGAAGCTGTGGAGCAGGGCGTTAGCACACAGATCATTGATGATGTTTTTCCCAAAATCAAAATGTTTAAGAAAGCGGTAGCCTCTGATAAAGCACAACCGGAAACAAAGTTAACGTTAGAGACCTACCTTCCAAGAGTGGTTCCTGCGTGGAAAGTTGATAAAGCACGTAATTTGTTCAAAACTCATCAAGTAGAGCTTGAGCGCATTGGTAAGCTATACGGCGTGCAACCTCGATTTATAGTGGCTTTGTGGGGAGTCGAGTCAAACTTCGGCAAGTTAACCGGTAATTATCCAGTGTTATCGGTAACAGCTTCATTAGCTTATGAAGGTCGCCGAGAAGCCTTTTTCAAAAAGGAATTTTTTGCAGCGCTTAAAATCGCTGAACAAGAGCAGTTTTCCTTTGAAGAGATGAAAGGTTCTTGGGCTGGGGCAATGGGGCAAACTCAGTTTATGCCCACCTCCTTTTTAGCTTACGCTCAAGATGGCGACGGTGATGGTAAAAAAGATATTTGGAACAACGCCAGTGACGCGTTTGCGTCCGCAGCGTATTACCTGCAGCAAGCCGGTTGGAAAGAGTCTGAAACGTGGGGCCGACAAGTTAAAGTCCCTGATACATTTGACAATACCCTGGCAGATTTAGCGGTTAAGAAAACATTTTCACAATGGCAAACGCTAGGTGTTAGACGATTTAATGGTAGCGATCTTCCCAACCGAGATGACATGATGATCTCTATGGTGATGCCAGATGGTGCGAAAGGTCGAAAATACTTGGTATACGATAACTATCGCGGATTACTACGTTGGAATAAATCGAACTACTTCGCCATTTCAGTGACTTATCTTTCAGAAAAAATTAAGTACCCACCGATCAGTTAA
- the minC gene encoding septum site-determining protein MinC, whose product MQTPRLELKGSSFTLSVLHINSQDMAVITAELDSKLAIAPQFFLGAPLVVNLSAIKTSNFDLLGLKEILTSRQLIIVGITSALPEINEMAKSIGLAIIKSGKAASNQPQMPKTTKIVKQNIRSGQQIYAKNGDLIVIGAVGNGAEVIADGSIHIYGTLRGKAMAGAAGDRNAVIMAQKIEAELVSIAGQYWLTENLQQNGAAQSGCIRLEGESLTVESLPL is encoded by the coding sequence ATGCAAACACCCCGCCTCGAATTAAAAGGCTCCTCTTTTACTCTCTCTGTTCTGCATATTAATAGTCAGGATATGGCAGTTATAACAGCGGAGTTAGACAGTAAACTTGCTATTGCACCTCAGTTTTTTCTTGGTGCGCCTTTAGTGGTTAATTTAAGTGCCATTAAAACGAGTAATTTCGACTTATTAGGCTTGAAAGAAATTTTAACCAGCCGCCAGCTTATTATTGTTGGGATCACGAGTGCCTTGCCTGAAATTAACGAAATGGCTAAATCAATAGGATTAGCCATTATTAAATCAGGCAAAGCAGCTTCTAACCAACCTCAGATGCCAAAAACCACCAAAATCGTCAAACAAAACATCCGTTCAGGTCAGCAGATCTATGCTAAAAACGGTGACTTGATTGTGATAGGTGCTGTAGGCAATGGTGCAGAAGTGATAGCAGATGGCAGTATCCATATTTATGGCACGCTGCGAGGAAAAGCAATGGCTGGCGCCGCGGGTGATAGAAATGCCGTGATAATGGCGCAAAAAATTGAAGCTGAACTAGTATCGATTGCAGGTCAATACTGGTTAACTGAAAATCTTCAACAAAACGGAGCCGCTCAGAGCGGTTGTATTCGCCTAGAGGGCGAATCGCTTACGGTTGAATCATTGCCTCTGTAA
- the rnd gene encoding ribonuclease D, producing the protein MLAFQYIDDDASLAALVAQYRETKLLVIDTEFVRTRTYYARLGLIQAYDGKTLALIDPVAVSNLSLFWSLLTDDNIIKLLHSCSEDLEVFANNGGCQPNRLFDSQIAAGLCGMGYGLGYAKLVDQTLDIKLDKGESRTDWLKRPLTEAQLSYAANDVYYLYELYPQLVEKLESQGRLDWVYEDGERMTLGRLDAPAPEVAYLKVKNAFQLLPRQLAVLKALASWRLNRALVKDLALGFVVKDHALIALAKKMPKTSNELYKMTEVTEQEKRIHGKDILNIIENVNFDDLPKALDVLALKTGYKAAFKSIKQCIAEQAEAQDVPIEQLGSKKLIHEYLEWVWDGKKGKLPLVLSGWRKTVVSDALNALAL; encoded by the coding sequence TTGTTAGCGTTTCAATATATTGACGATGATGCCAGTTTAGCGGCGCTCGTAGCGCAATACCGTGAAACCAAGTTACTTGTGATAGACACTGAGTTTGTAAGGACTCGCACTTATTATGCTCGCCTTGGGCTTATTCAAGCTTATGACGGTAAAACGTTAGCATTAATCGATCCCGTTGCAGTCAGTAACCTTAGCTTGTTCTGGAGCTTGTTAACCGATGACAATATTATCAAACTGCTCCATTCTTGCAGTGAAGATCTAGAGGTCTTTGCCAATAATGGTGGCTGCCAACCTAATCGTCTGTTTGATAGTCAAATAGCAGCAGGCCTTTGTGGTATGGGGTATGGTTTAGGTTACGCCAAATTGGTAGATCAAACCCTTGATATAAAGCTGGATAAAGGTGAGTCTCGCACCGATTGGTTGAAACGTCCCCTAACAGAAGCTCAATTAAGCTACGCTGCGAATGATGTCTATTACTTGTACGAACTTTACCCTCAGTTAGTCGAAAAACTTGAGTCTCAGGGAAGATTAGATTGGGTTTATGAAGATGGAGAGCGGATGACGTTAGGTCGACTTGATGCTCCCGCTCCAGAAGTGGCTTATCTTAAAGTTAAAAATGCATTTCAGTTGTTGCCTCGGCAGTTAGCCGTATTGAAAGCGTTAGCAAGTTGGCGTTTAAATCGAGCGTTAGTTAAAGATTTAGCATTAGGCTTTGTGGTTAAAGATCATGCTCTGATTGCTTTGGCGAAAAAGATGCCGAAAACGTCTAATGAACTGTATAAAATGACTGAGGTTACAGAACAAGAAAAACGTATTCATGGTAAAGATATCTTAAATATCATCGAAAACGTTAACTTTGACGACCTCCCTAAAGCATTGGATGTTTTAGCGCTTAAGACGGGCTATAAAGCGGCCTTTAAGAGTATTAAACAGTGCATAGCTGAACAAGCTGAAGCGCAAGATGTACCGATTGAGCAACTTGGTTCGAAGAAATTGATCCATGAATATCTGGAATGGGTATGGGATGGCAAAAAAGGTAAGCTGCCTTTAGTATTAAGTGGCTGGCGTAAAACGGTGGTTAGCGACGCACTTAACGCGCTTGCGTTGTAG
- the minE gene encoding cell division topological specificity factor MinE: protein MSLLDYFKTKKTPSTAATAKERLQIIVAHQRGERDAPDYFPQMKQEIIDVIRKYVKVGADQVSVQLDQNDDNLSVLELNVTLPDQG from the coding sequence ATGTCATTACTTGATTATTTTAAAACGAAGAAGACCCCGAGTACTGCTGCAACCGCCAAAGAACGTTTGCAGATCATTGTCGCCCACCAGCGTGGTGAACGCGATGCACCCGATTATTTCCCGCAAATGAAGCAGGAGATCATCGACGTTATTCGCAAATACGTAAAAGTAGGAGCCGATCAAGTGTCAGTGCAACTTGATCAAAATGACGACAACTTATCGGTATTAGAACTCAATGTAACCTTGCCAGATCAAGGATAA
- a CDS encoding LysM peptidoglycan-binding domain-containing protein: MRVPILFVAGGIALLTGCQTLSNQPTSEGISTAPVVAEKVTIEPAQADVVEVVEITDIWQRIRLDMQMDIPDEKLIRQYRDWYIKHPEHLKRISERATPFMFLIVEELEKRNLPIELALLPIVESAFDPFAYSHGAASGLWQFTSPMARHFGLQMNWWYDGRRDVPAATIAALDMLEYLYDKTSNNWLYAIAAYNTGEGRVINAAKRNKRKGIPTDFWHLDLPRETERYVPQLLALADVIKNADKYGIILTPISNEPKIEIVEIGSQIDLALAADLANMTTSQLHKLNPGFNRWATAPEGPHNLVLPVEKAAAFKIALSETQTSDRLNWERYKIKSGDSLGLIAKRYRTTVSALKSVNNINGNTIVTGKFLLIPVAAKNLDEYLLSADQRKNRKQNKTSGQQKLTYKVKSGDSLWKIAKQHQVKISQLASWNSMAPKDPLQIGQKLAIWTGSRTASKQGLSEVMRTINYKVRSGDSLARIASKFNVKVSDLVRWNSLEKSKYIQPGQTLKLYVDMTKVRA; the protein is encoded by the coding sequence ATGCGCGTACCCATTTTATTTGTCGCGGGGGGGATTGCCCTGCTGACTGGTTGCCAAACGTTAAGCAACCAACCGACTTCAGAAGGAATTTCAACTGCGCCAGTCGTGGCAGAAAAAGTCACCATAGAACCCGCTCAAGCTGACGTTGTTGAGGTGGTCGAAATCACTGATATCTGGCAACGGATCCGTCTCGATATGCAGATGGACATTCCAGATGAAAAGTTAATCAGACAGTACCGTGATTGGTATATCAAACATCCAGAACACTTAAAACGTATTTCAGAACGAGCTACACCGTTCATGTTCTTGATTGTGGAAGAGTTGGAAAAGCGCAACTTACCGATCGAATTGGCACTTTTGCCCATCGTTGAAAGTGCATTTGATCCTTTTGCCTACTCTCACGGTGCAGCATCTGGCTTATGGCAGTTCACCTCTCCAATGGCACGCCACTTTGGCCTGCAGATGAACTGGTGGTATGACGGTCGCCGTGATGTGCCCGCTGCAACCATTGCCGCACTTGATATGCTTGAATACTTATATGATAAGACAAGTAATAACTGGTTATATGCGATTGCCGCTTATAATACCGGTGAAGGCCGAGTCATCAACGCTGCTAAGCGCAATAAGCGCAAAGGTATACCGACTGATTTCTGGCATTTAGATTTGCCACGCGAAACAGAGCGCTATGTTCCGCAACTATTAGCGCTAGCCGATGTGATTAAGAATGCCGATAAGTATGGCATTATCTTAACCCCAATCAGCAATGAACCAAAGATTGAAATTGTTGAAATTGGCAGTCAAATTGATCTCGCGCTTGCTGCAGATCTCGCCAATATGACGACTTCCCAACTGCATAAGCTCAACCCAGGATTTAACCGCTGGGCAACCGCGCCTGAAGGCCCACACAATTTGGTGCTACCCGTTGAAAAAGCGGCGGCGTTTAAAATTGCCCTAAGCGAGACCCAAACTAGCGACAGGCTAAATTGGGAGCGTTATAAGATAAAATCAGGTGACAGCTTGGGCCTGATCGCCAAGCGTTATCGCACTACAGTGTCGGCGTTAAAATCAGTCAATAATATCAATGGCAATACCATTGTCACTGGCAAGTTTCTATTAATTCCTGTCGCAGCCAAGAATTTAGATGAGTATTTACTGTCAGCTGATCAGCGTAAAAACCGTAAGCAAAACAAGACTAGTGGGCAGCAGAAGCTAACATACAAAGTAAAATCAGGTGATTCACTTTGGAAAATAGCCAAGCAACATCAAGTTAAAATATCACAACTGGCAAGTTGGAATAGCATGGCGCCCAAAGATCCACTTCAAATTGGTCAAAAATTGGCGATTTGGACTGGAAGTCGCACGGCCAGTAAGCAAGGCTTAAGTGAAGTGATGCGTACGATTAATTATAAAGTGCGTAGCGGTGATTCATTAGCGAGAATTGCGAGCAAGTTTAACGTTAAGGTAAGCGATCTTGTGCGTTGGAACTCACTTGAGAAAAGTAAGTATATTCAGCCAGGACAAACGCTTAAATTATATGTCGATATGACAAAAGTGAGAGCATAA
- a CDS encoding class I SAM-dependent methyltransferase → MTHTGIPLKPYHWSELPNGAVIRESIEEALFPWWPRVFGYYMLSLGPLSAKLDKTGVGVSCQYSLFDEPEADIVADYSQLPIQNACVDAVVMNFLLEFEADPYRLLREVDRVLISGGYLIIVGFNPLSSMFLGKVLPKHQQEIPWNGRFFMPSRVKDWLGLLGYQVVADERLLHHHLLNEVKSDSIWSHALKSWLPSTGSLYVLVARKLETPLTPMRSKRKVKQPNWSTAPSAGRTGHTSQSTK, encoded by the coding sequence TTGACTCATACAGGTATTCCGCTAAAACCTTATCATTGGTCAGAATTACCAAACGGTGCCGTGATACGTGAAAGTATAGAAGAGGCGTTGTTTCCATGGTGGCCGAGGGTGTTTGGCTATTATATGCTAAGCCTAGGGCCGCTCAGTGCCAAGCTGGATAAAACCGGTGTCGGCGTTAGTTGCCAGTATTCGCTTTTTGATGAACCTGAAGCCGATATTGTGGCTGATTATAGTCAATTGCCCATTCAAAATGCGTGTGTCGATGCTGTGGTGATGAACTTTCTTCTTGAGTTTGAGGCAGATCCATATCGGTTACTTCGCGAAGTCGACCGAGTCCTCATTTCGGGCGGCTATTTGATTATTGTTGGGTTTAATCCGTTAAGTTCAATGTTCTTGGGTAAAGTGCTACCAAAGCATCAACAAGAGATCCCCTGGAATGGCCGCTTTTTCATGCCTTCTCGCGTTAAAGATTGGCTTGGTCTTCTAGGTTATCAAGTGGTTGCCGACGAGCGACTCCTGCACCATCACCTGTTAAATGAAGTTAAAAGTGACAGTATTTGGTCTCATGCTTTAAAATCCTGGTTACCGAGTACCGGCAGCCTTTATGTTTTGGTAGCAAGAAAGCTAGAAACACCGCTCACTCCAATGAGATCAAAGCGAAAAGTTAAGCAACCCAATTGGTCGACAGCACCGAGTGCGGGTCGAACAGGCCATACTTCTCAATCAACCAAATGA
- a CDS encoding YcgL domain-containing protein, with protein MICAVYKSLRKADSYLFVEKRDHFERVPAALMEMFGVPKLVMMLPLVKRDHLGFADIKKVESELNAKGFYLQLPPPVINLLEQHKKDIGYNPD; from the coding sequence ATGATCTGTGCTGTATATAAAAGTTTAAGAAAAGCGGATAGCTATCTTTTTGTTGAAAAACGTGATCATTTTGAACGCGTTCCTGCCGCTCTAATGGAGATGTTTGGCGTACCTAAATTAGTGATGATGTTGCCGCTGGTAAAGCGCGATCATTTAGGTTTTGCTGATATCAAAAAAGTGGAATCCGAATTAAATGCCAAAGGATTTTATTTACAGCTACCGCCACCTGTGATTAATTTGTTAGAACAACATAAGAAAGATATTGGTTATAACCCTGATTAA
- a CDS encoding YcgN family cysteine cluster protein yields MAFWNEKTLAQMNTTEWESLCDGCGKCCLNKLIDDETEELYYTNAGCKLLDAKQGHCQNYEQRFSFVPSCTKVTIDNLAMLTWLPDSCTYKRLNEGRGLPTWHPLKTGSKDAMIEAGMSVAGKVTCETKIRYMEDHIVIWPMKDVD; encoded by the coding sequence ATGGCATTTTGGAATGAAAAAACACTAGCACAGATGAACACAACGGAGTGGGAGTCATTGTGTGATGGCTGTGGTAAATGTTGCCTCAATAAGTTGATAGACGATGAAACCGAGGAACTTTATTACACCAACGCCGGGTGTAAGCTATTAGATGCCAAACAGGGTCATTGCCAGAATTATGAGCAACGTTTCAGCTTTGTTCCATCTTGTACCAAAGTTACCATCGATAACTTGGCGATGCTAACTTGGTTACCCGATAGTTGCACTTATAAACGTCTCAATGAAGGGCGTGGTTTGCCTACTTGGCATCCGTTAAAGACAGGCTCAAAGGACGCGATGATCGAAGCGGGAATGTCAGTTGCGGGTAAAGTGACTTGCGAAACCAAAATTCGTTATATGGAAGATCACATCGTTATTTGGCCAATGAAAGATGTAGATTGA